One segment of Prionailurus bengalensis isolate Pbe53 chromosome X, Fcat_Pben_1.1_paternal_pri, whole genome shotgun sequence DNA contains the following:
- the BMP15 gene encoding bone morphogenetic protein 15, translated as MLCLSIVRILLWGLVLFMEHGVQMTKIGQPSNALMADAPSLPLIRELLEGAPGKQQRKPPVLGHPLRYMLELYQRSADARGRPRENRTIGATMVRLVRPLADVARPLRGPWNIQTLDFPLRPNQVAYQLVQATVVYRHQLHLARFHLSCHVEPWVQKGPTNHFPSSGGYSSKPSMLYKAWTEMDITQHVQRLWNKKGRRVLRLYFMCQQQKGSDILELQWHGTSSLDTAFLLLYFNDTHESVQKAKLLPRGLEEFMDDDSSLLLRRTRQTDSITSGVPGPFREHDGLKSNQCSLHPFQVSFHQLGWDHWIIAPHLYTPNYCKGICPRVLQYGLNSPNHAIIQNLVNELVDQSIPQPSCVPYKYVPISILLVEANGSILYKEYEDMIAQSCTCR; from the exons ATGCTCTGTCTCAGCATCGTTAGAATCCTTCTTTGGGGACTGGTGCTTTTTATGGAACATGGGGTCCAAATGACAAAGATAGGACAGCCCTCTAATGCCCTCATGGCTGATGCCCCTTCCTTGCCCCTGATTCGGGAGCTGCTGGAAGGAGCTCCTGGCAAGCAGCAGAGGAAGCCACCTGTCCTAGGGCATCCTTTGCGGTACATGTTGGAGTTGTACCAGCGTTCAGCCGATGCACGTGGGCGCCCTAGAGAGAACCGCACCATTGGGGCCACCATGGTGAGGCTGGTGAGACCCTTGGCTGATGTAGCAAGGCCTCTCAGAG GCCCCTGGAATATACAGACCCTGGACTTTCCTCTGAGACCGAACCAGGTAGCATACCAACTGGTCCAAGCCACTGTGGTTTATCGCCATCAGCTCCACCTAGCTCGTTTCCATCTCTCCTGCCATGTGGAGCCCTGGGTCCAGAAAGGCCCAACCAACCATTTTCCTTCTTCAGGAGGATATTCCTCAAAGCCTTCCATGCTGTATAAAGCTTGGACAGAGATGGATATCACACAACATGTTCAAAGGCTCTGGAATAAGAAGGGGCGCAGGGTTCTACGACTCTACTTCATGTGCCAGCAACAAAAAGGTAGTGACATTCTTGAGCTTCAGTGGCATGGAACTTCATCCTTGGACACTGCATTTTTGTTACTCTACTTCAATGATACTCATGAAAGTGTTCAGAAGGCCAAACTTCTCCCCAGAGGCCTGGAGGAATTCATGGACGATGACTCTTCTCTCCTCTTGCGGAGGACCCGGCAAACAGACAGTATCACATCTGGGGTTCCTGGTCCCTTCAGGGAACATGATGGGCTTAAAAGTAACCAGTGTTCCCTCCACCCTTTCCAAGTCAGCTTCCATCAGCTGGGCTGGGATCACTGGATTATTGCTCCCCATCTATATACTCCAAACTATTGTAAGGGAATCTGCCCTCGGGTACTACAATATGGTCTTAATTCCCCTAATCATGCCATTATCCAGAACCTTGTCAATGAGCTGGTAGACCAGAGCATCCCTCAGCCCTCCTGTGTTCCATATAAGTATGTTCCCATTAGCATCCTTCTGGTTGAAGCAAATGGGAGTATCTTGTATAAGGAGTATGAGGACATGATTGCCCAGTCCTGCACATGCAGGTGA